The genomic stretch CGGCGGCGGGCGAAGGCATTATCGCTGTCGGGGCAGTCGGCGAATCTGATCAGGGCTGCACGGTCGCCAAATTCTCCAACAGCCAGGTGGACATTGCTGCCCCCGGCATGAATATCCTTTCCGCCGAAGCAGGCACCAGTAACCTGATCATGATGGATGGAACCAGCATGGCGACCCCGCATGTCGCAGGCATCGCCGCACTCTGGGCGCAACGCCAACTGGAAATGCACGGGCGGGTAGAAAACGCCAGCCTGATGGCACAACTGGTTGCCAGCGGCACTTACACCCCATTAGTGCCGGGTAGCGCAGAAGACGACGTAGGAACCGGCATGGTACAAGCCCCGTTGAACTGATAAAGCACAGACTACGGTTTTCTTGCCTTACAGCAAGGTAAGCACCTGTCAAAGTTGTTAGGGTAATCGAGTTGATCACAACATTTTTACTACCACTTGATAACGATTACAGGGTGACATCATATGAAAAATAAATGGGTATATTCCTACCACGAAGGTGACGGCAAAAACAAACAACTACTGGGCGGCAAGGGCGCAAACCTGTGCGAAATTACGCAGATCGGCCTCAATGTTCCGCCCGGCTTTGTCATTAGCACCGACGCCTGCCTGAGCTACCTCGCCCAACCTGAACACCAGTTGCCCGAAGGCGTCATGGCACAAACCCGCGAGCAGATGGCGACGCTGGAAAGCGCCACCGGCAAACGCTTCGGCAGCGCTACCGACCCGCTGCTGGTATCCGTGCGTTCCGGCTCGGCAATGTCCATGCCCGGCATGATGGATACCATCCTCAACCTCGGGCTGAATTCGCAAACCCTGCTGGGGCTAATCGCCCATACCCGCAACGAACGCTTTGGCTACGATTCCTACCGCCGCTTCATCCAGCTCTTCGGTAAAGTGGCGCTGGGTGTGCCGGACGAGTTGTTCGACGAACAGTTTGAAGCCGTGAAAAAAAACGTCGGCGCAGAATCCGATGTGGGCTTGCAAGCCAATGACCTGAAAGACATCAGCGAACGCTTCCTCGCCGTGGTGCGCCACCACACCGGCAAGCCGTTCCCCGAAGACCCTTACGAACAGCTCGAAATCGCCATCAAGGCGGTCTTTGGTAGCTGGTCGGGCAAACGCGCAGTCGACTACCGCCGCGAATTCCACATTACCCCGGAAATGGCCAACGGCACGGCGGTCAACGTCGTCACCATGGTATTCGGTAATATGGGCAATGACTGTGCCACCGGCGTCGGCTTCACCCGCAACCCCGCTACCGGCGAAAACATGCTGTACGGCGAATACCTCACCAACGCGCAGGGCGAAGACGTGGTAGCCGGTATCCGCACCCCCAAACCCTTGCAGGAAATGGCGCGGGAAATGCCCGCTCTTTACACCCAGTTGCTCGACCTGCGCAACAAGCTGGAACGCCACTATTGCGAAATCCAAGACTTCGAGTTCACCATCGAAAAAGGTGTGCTGTACTGCCTGCAAACCCGCAACGGCAAGATGAACGCCAGCGCCATGGTGCGCACCTCGGTGGAAATGGCGCACGAAGGGCTGATCAGCGAGGAAGAAGCCCTGCTGCGCGTCAACCCGCAACATCTGGAACAAATGCTCTACCCACGGCTTGACCCGGCATTCAAGGGTACGCCGCTGGCTACTGGCCTGCCCGCTTCCCCCGGTGCTGCCAGCGGACAAGTGGTGTTTGACGCCGACCGCGCCGAGCAGTTGGGCAAGCAAGGCATCAAAGTTATTCTGGTGCGCGAGGAAACCAAGCCCGAAGACATTCACGGCTTTTTCGCCGCGCAAGGCATCCTCACCAGCCGGGGTGGCAAGACCTCGCACGCGGCAGTGGTCGCCCGTGGCATGGGCAAACCGTGTGTCGCTGGCGCAGAAGGCATCCACGTTGACGTACAACTGCGCAAGGCCTTCGTCGGCAACACCATCATCAAGGAAGGCGACGTCATCACCCTCGACGGCACGCGCGGCAGTATTTACCTCGGTGCGGTTCCCAAGGTCGAATCCGATTTCTCCGACGAACTCGTCACCCTGCTCGGCTGGGCAGACAAGGCTGCACGCCTCAAGGTCATGGCGAATGCCGACACCCCCAATGACGCGGCCCGCGCCCTCAAATACGGGGCGATGGGCATTGGCCTATGCCGTACCGAACGCATGTTCAACGCCGCCGAACGCCTCCCCATCGTCATCGACATGATCGTGGCCGACACACCTGAACAGCGGCAGGCCGCACTCGACAGGCTGTTACCCATCCAACGCGCCGATTTCAAGGAAGTGTTCAAAACCATGTCGCCGCGCCCGGTCACGGTGCGTCTGCTCGACCCGCCAATCCACGAATTCCTGCCCAGCGAACAGCAACTGGTCGATGAACTGCAACAGTTACAGCACTTGCGCCTTTCCGTACAAGGCATGGAAGTGCTGGTGGAAACCGCCAAACTGCTGGCGGGTAGCAGTGGCGAACCACTCCCTTCCAGCGTGCACGAACTCGGCGACACCCGTCTGGTCGACAGCGTAATCACCCGCAAGGAGCAAATCCTGAAAAAGGTGCGGGCACTGCGCGAAGTCAACCCCATGCTGGGGCATCGCGGCGTGCGCCTCGGCATTACGTTCCCGGAAATCTACACCATGCAGATCCGCGCGGTGCTGGAAGCGGCTGCCGACTGCACCAAGGCAGGCATCCCGGTATCCCCGGAAATCATGGTGCCGCAGGTCTGTACCGTCGAAGAACTCAAGCATGTCAAAAAGCTGGTGCAATCGGTGCATCAGCAAGTTGAAGCCACCTTTGGCGTCAAAGTTCACTACCAGTTTGGCAGCATGATGGAAGTAGTGCGTGCCTGTATGCGGGCGGACAGTCTGGCGGAAGAAGCGCAATTCTTCTCCTTCGGCACCAACGACCTGACCCAAGCCACCTTCTCGTTCTCCCGCGAAGACGCCGAGAACAAGTTCCTGCCGATGTACAACGAACGCAGCATTTTGCAGGACAACCCGTTTGAAGTGCTGGACTTAAAAGGTGTCGGGCGGCTAATGGGACTGGCAGTCGGTTGGGGACGTAGCACCCATCCCAAACTCAAGGTCGGCATCTGCGGCGAACATGGCGGGCATCCGGCCTCCATCCAGTTCTGTGACAGTATCGGGCTGGATTATGTGTCCTGCTCCGGGCCGCGCGTGCCGATTGCACGGCTGGCGGCTGCCCATGCGCAAATACTGTTGGGCAAGGAAAAAGCCAACGCTGACAAAACGGCTTAATAGCCTCACCAGCCTCCTCCGCTGGGGGGAGGCTTTTATTGGCTTTATGTACGCCAATTTGCACATCCCCCCCGCTGCCCCTACCATGAGCGTTTTCCCCGAAAACTGCCTACTATGCCAGACCTCGACATCAAAGCCATTGAAGACAAACTGGTCGCCGCCCGCACCAAGCTGATCCTCGACAAACCGTTCCTCGGGGCGTTGGTGTTGCGCCTGCCCTTGCAGATTGCCAACCCGGCATGGTGCCCGACCACGGGCACGGATGCCCGCAAGTTTTATTACAACCCCGAATACGTGCAAGAATTGCGCACCGAAGAAGCCCAGTTCGTGCTCGCCCACGAAGCCCTTCATTGCGCCCTGTCGCACTTTGCCCGCCGTGCCCACCGCGTCAAACACCGCTGGGATCTAGCCTGCGATTACGCCATTAACCCCATCCTGATTGCCGACGGCCTGAAACCACCGCCGGGCATGATCATGATGAAAGAATACGTCGGCATGACCGCCGAGGAGATTTACCCGCTCCTCGACGACAACGACATGACCGAAACGATGGATCAGCACCTGTATGACAAGGAAGACAACCCCTCCGAAGGCGGGCGTGATACCAGTGACAACCCGCTGAATAACCGCGACAAACAGGAAACTTCCACACCCAACAACCAGGATGACCAACCACAGGAATCCGAACCAGAACCCAGTGACGAGGCCGAGCCAACCGAGCCGGAGCCTTCCGAACCAGAACCCGCCGACGCGGGCGCGGGACAATCTGCCGCCCCCACCGAAACCGATAATGACAGCGGCGGGCAACAACAAGAACGCGATGAACAATCCGAAGGCGGCGAAGCCCCCCCGCCGCCACTGAACCAGCAAGAAGCTGAAGACCTCAGTGTGCAATGGCAGCAACGCCTTGCCGGAGCAGCACAACAAGCCCAGCAAGCCGGAAAACTCAGCGGCGTCATGAAACGTCTGGTGGAAGAACTGCTGCAACCACGCTTACCCTGGCGCACCTTGCTGGCGCACTACATGACCGCTGTGGCTCGCGATGATTACAGCTATGCCCGCCCCAGCTCACGGCGCGGCGACCCGGCGATTTTCCCCAGCCTGAAAAGCTACCAGATTAACGCAGTCGTCGCGCTGGACGTGAGCGGCTCAGTCAACGACAAGGAATTGCAAGACTGCCTGTCAGAAATCAACGCCATCAAAGGGCAAGTCCGCGCGGCTGTCACCCTACTCGCCTGCGATTCCGAAGTGGTGGAAGGTTTCCCGCGCCGTTTTGAGCCGTGGGAAGAAGCCACCCTGCCACAAGCCATGCCTGGCGGTGGTTCCACCGATTTCCGCCCGGTATTCGAGTGGGTAAATGCCCAAGACCAGCAGCCGGATATTTTGGTGTATTTCACCGATGCGCAAGGCTATTTCCCCAAAGCACCGCCGAACTTCCCCGTCATCTGGTTGGTAAAAGGCAAGTCCCCCGTACCGTGGGGCACAAGAGTACAACTAAACTAGTAGGGGCGTATTGCATACGCCCTCTTCCAGAGCCAACAACGCTGCCCCAAACGCGGCCTCATCATGCCGTGAAGCCAGCAACGGCGCACCAATCAGCCTTGCCCGCATCTGCATCCACGCCGGATTGCGGCTACCGCCACCGACAGTACGCAACGTTTGCGGGTAAGGTGCTCCAAGCTCATGCAGGCGTTGCCAGCCTTCCCGCTCAATCCGGCTCATGCCTTCCAGCATGGCTTGCAGAAATGGCACATCGTCTGCCGGGCGTGGCGTTAGCCGAGGCTGCAATTGCGGATCAGCATGGGGAAAGCGTTCCCCCTGCTTCACCAACGGGTAATAATCCAGCCCAGTGGGGGTTTCCGGTGTGAGCAGCGACGTCAAACGCTCCAACGCCGCCCGCGAAAAATGCTGTAACAGCACTGCCCCACCGCTATTGGATGCGCCCCCCGCCAACCACTTATCCCCCAAACGATGGCTGTAAATACCGAATTCAGGGGCAAATATCGGCTGATCACTGATGATTTTAAGCGCAATGGTACTGCCCAGCGACGTCACCGCATCGCCCAACGCGCTTGCACCTGTAGCGATGAAAGCCGCAATGCTGTCAGTGGTTCCAGCGCGACAGATCCCCGCCCCAATTTTCTCCCCCGGCACATACACTTTCGGCAACAAGCGCTCAGGAACCAGCCCCTTCACCCATTCCGGCCATGCTCGCCGCACCGGGTCATACCCCAACTTCAAACAATTATTTTCATCGCTGAAACCAAATTGCCCTGCCAGCTTGCCTGCAATCCAGTCGGCCTGATGCAAAGCGTGAGCGTGGGGTTGGTCGGGGTAATGCTCCAAGAGCCACAGCAATTTGGCGAGACTGCTGCTTGCACCGTGCGCACCGCTTTCTCTGGGGGCAATGGCTGCAATGCGCCGCGCCTGTTCCAGCGCACGCGCATCGTTGTACATCAGGGCGGGTGTGGTCGGGTTGCCAGCCACATCCGTCAGCAAAATCGTGCCGGAAGTGCCATCCACAGCGATACCTTGCAGATTTGAGCGGATAGCTGCGGGCAGTTCAGCCATGACTTGCTGCACAGCAGCCCACCACAATTCAGGGGTTTGCTCGGCATGGGCGGGGTAAATAACCCGCGCTTCGGCTTGCACCGCCTGATTGCCATCAATAACAATCAAGCGGCAACCAGATGTGCCTAAATCAAGACCGGCGTAGTAATTCTCGGGCAGTGCTGCGGGCAATTTCAAGCTCCTCATTGGTGGGGATAACCAAAAGCTTGAGGGTAGCAGCTTCCTGCTGGAATTCCAGAATGCCTGCGGTGTGAGCCGTATTTCTGTCAAGGTCAGGGTGTACACCAAATACCTGCAAATTCGCGCACACTTGCGCCCGGATTCGCGCCGAATGTTCGCCAATGCCGCCGGTGAATACTACGGCATCTATGCGCCCCAACACGGCGATATACGCGCCGACGTATTTTTTCACACGGTAGGCAAACATGGCTTCCGCCAGTTGCGCATCGGTATCCCCGCTATCGGCCAGTGCCTGCACTTCGCGCATGTCGCCGACGCCACACAGCCCTTTCAGGCCACTTTTTTTATTGAACAGGCTTTCCACATCATCGGCTGATAACCCGGTTTCGCGATGCAGGTAGAAATGCAGCGCGGGGTCAATGTCACCACAGCGGGTTCCCATCACCAGCCCTTCCAGCGGTGTCATGCCCATCGACGTGTCTATACTCTTGCCCCCAGCAATCGCCGCCGCGCTGCAACCATTCCCCAGATGCAGGGTAATCAGGTTGAGATCAGCCAAATCACGGTGCAAATACGCTGCCGCCTGTTGCGCCACGTACTGGTGTGACGTGCCGTGGAAACCGTAACGCCGTACCTTGTGTTGCTGGTACAGCTCGACCGGCAGCGCATAGCGGAACGCCACAGGCGGCATGGTCTGGTGAAACGCCGTGTCAAACACCGCCACCTGTGGAATGCCCGGAAACAGGCGTTGCGCCACTTCGATACCTTCCAGATTCGCTGGATTGTGTAGCGGAGCCAACGGAATCATTGCCCGGATGGTATCCACCACCGCCGCATCAATCAGCGCCGGTTGCTTGAAATGTTCGCCGCCGTGTACGACGCGATGCCCAATCGCATCAATTCCGGCAATGCCTGCTGCTTGCAAACGCTGAATAATTTGTTCCAGCGCTTCATGGTGAGAGGCCATTTCACCACCGGCTTCACCAATCCGGTCGATCAAGCCGCCCGCCAGCACTTGCTGCTCGTCCATGCCGAACACTTGGTATTTGATGGATGAGCTGCCTGCATTCAGTACCAGTATTTTCACGCTGCGGTCTCCTGTTGCGCCTGAATCGCGGTAATCACCACGGTATTTACAATATCCGTCACCGTGCAGCCTCGGCTGAGGTCGTTGACCGGCTTGTTCAAACCTTGCAAAACCGGGCCGATGGCGACGGCGTTGGCGGAACGTTGCACCGCTTTATAAGTGTTATTGCCGGTATTCAGGTCAGGAAAAATGAATACGGTGGCTTTGCCTGCGACTTCGCTACCGGGCATTTTGGAGTTGCCAATACTGGCGTCCACCGCTGCGTCGTACTGGATTGGACCATCGAGTTTCAGCTCAGGGCAACGGGCATGGGCAAGTTTGACGGCAGTACGCACTTTTTCCACGTCATCGCCTTTGCCCGATTCACCTGAGGAATACGACAGCATGGCGGTACGTGGTTCAATGCCAAACATCCGCGCCGTGTCGGACGAAGTGACGGCAATATCCGCCAACTCCGCCGCATTCGGGTTGGGGTTGACCGCGCAATCGCCGTACACCAGCACCCGGTCTTCCAGACACATGAAGAACACGCTGGACACCAGTGAGCAATCCGGCTTGGTCTTGATGATTTCAAACGCCGGGCGGATGGTGTGCTGGGTGGTATGTGCCGCGCCGGATACCATGCCATCGGCATAACCCAGATGTACCATCATCGTGCCGAAATAACTGACATCCACCATCGTATCCCAGGCGAAGGCCGGGGAAACGTTCTTGTGCTTGCGCAGCTCGTAATAAGCATCGGCAAATTCCTGCCGCCACGGCGATTTGCGCGGGTCGATAATGTCCACATGGCGCAATTTCAGCCCCAGATGCGAGGCTTTAGCACGCACGTCTTCCTCAACACCCAACAGACTGACTTGCACCACATCCCGCAAGGAAAGGATTTCAGCCGCGCGTAACACGCGCTCGTCACTGCTTTCCGGCAACACAATGTGTTTGCGCTGCGACTTGGCACGCTGGATCAGCTCGTATTCAAACATCAACGGGGTCATGCGCTGCCCGACGTTTTGAATAATCAACTGGCGCAACTGGTGCATATCCACGCAGGATTCCATCAAGCCCAGCGCCACCGCGATCTTGCGTTCGTCGGAGGGCAGGATGCTGCCTTCCACTTCGTTGACTTTCAGCGCAGTCTCGAAGGTATCCAGCGGTGAAGACAAAATAGGCAGGCGTAAAGGGTTCATGCCTTCCAGCAGCTTGCTGACCTGTGGCGCGGGTTGTTGCCCACCTGTGAGTACCAACCCGGAAATCAACGGGTAATTGCTGGACGCATCCGCCGCCAAAGTACCCAAAATAATGTCGGAACGGTCGCCGGGGGTAATGATCAGGGTACAGTTGTCCAGATGGTCGAGGAAATCCTGTACCTGCATCGCCGCCACTTTGTAGCGGGAAACTTCGTGGTTCATTGACTGCGGCGTGCCGTACAAGCAGGTGAAATGCAGAGCGCGGGCAATTTCACCCACGGTTGGGCGTCCCAGCGAACTCTTTTCTGGCAGTACGTAAAACGGGAAGCGCGAACCTTGCAGCAAGGTCGACAGCTCATCGACCTGATCGGGCGGCACGCGGTTGGCAAAAGCTGCCAGCAACTCGCAATGCTGCCCCGCGTCCAAATGTTCTTCCAGCATCCGCACCGCATCGGCAATTTCACCCGCAGTACGCCCGTGACCTTTGACGACAGGCATGAACAGGCAACCAAAATGGTTGGCAAGTCTGGCATTGAATCCCAGCTCCAGCGCGGTATTTGCCCCGGTGAAATCGGTTCCAGCGCACACCACGATGTCCATCTTTTCTTGCACGGCGCGGTATTTGGCGAGAATCAGCTTGAGCAAGTCATCGTGATGGCCTTCCGCGATCATTTTACGGGCAACGTCCAACGTCACGCCGTAGAGTTCGCTGCCTTCCATGTCCAGACCATAACGCTTGGAAATCAGGTGGATCAGCGGGTCGCGCCCGTTGTTTTCAGTAATGACCGGGCGGAAGAAACCCACCTTGGGTGTCATGGCGCGGAGCATTTCCATCATGCCCAGCACGATGATTGACTTGCCGCTGCGGGGTTCTGCCCCGGCTATGTAGATACTGTGAAACACGTGCGTCCCCTTGAGTCCCGAAATGATTTTGTGCATTGCAGCATTTATCATAAAGCAATTCGGGGGCTGCTACCAGTGGGGGATGGTTAAGCGGTATGCATACGACTTACCCCATCAGCCGCTCTACCAACCAAAACGCCCCCATCAAACCAATCAGCACAGACCCTACCTGCATGTAAGATCTTGACTGCTTTTGCTTGAACAATAACAACAACACAGGAAAAATCAGCAAAATTGCCAGCAACTGCCCAGCCTCAACACCGAGATTGAAGAACAACAATGCACTGGCCACCTGATCACCCAGCCCGATTTCCTTGAGAATGTAGGAAAAGCCGAAACCGTGGATCAAGCCAAATAGAAAAGTCACCACGACA from Thiothrix litoralis encodes the following:
- the ppdK gene encoding pyruvate, phosphate dikinase, which translates into the protein MKNKWVYSYHEGDGKNKQLLGGKGANLCEITQIGLNVPPGFVISTDACLSYLAQPEHQLPEGVMAQTREQMATLESATGKRFGSATDPLLVSVRSGSAMSMPGMMDTILNLGLNSQTLLGLIAHTRNERFGYDSYRRFIQLFGKVALGVPDELFDEQFEAVKKNVGAESDVGLQANDLKDISERFLAVVRHHTGKPFPEDPYEQLEIAIKAVFGSWSGKRAVDYRREFHITPEMANGTAVNVVTMVFGNMGNDCATGVGFTRNPATGENMLYGEYLTNAQGEDVVAGIRTPKPLQEMAREMPALYTQLLDLRNKLERHYCEIQDFEFTIEKGVLYCLQTRNGKMNASAMVRTSVEMAHEGLISEEEALLRVNPQHLEQMLYPRLDPAFKGTPLATGLPASPGAASGQVVFDADRAEQLGKQGIKVILVREETKPEDIHGFFAAQGILTSRGGKTSHAAVVARGMGKPCVAGAEGIHVDVQLRKAFVGNTIIKEGDVITLDGTRGSIYLGAVPKVESDFSDELVTLLGWADKAARLKVMANADTPNDAARALKYGAMGIGLCRTERMFNAAERLPIVIDMIVADTPEQRQAALDRLLPIQRADFKEVFKTMSPRPVTVRLLDPPIHEFLPSEQQLVDELQQLQHLRLSVQGMEVLVETAKLLAGSSGEPLPSSVHELGDTRLVDSVITRKEQILKKVRALREVNPMLGHRGVRLGITFPEIYTMQIRAVLEAAADCTKAGIPVSPEIMVPQVCTVEELKHVKKLVQSVHQQVEATFGVKVHYQFGSMMEVVRACMRADSLAEEAQFFSFGTNDLTQATFSFSREDAENKFLPMYNERSILQDNPFEVLDLKGVGRLMGLAVGWGRSTHPKLKVGICGEHGGHPASIQFCDSIGLDYVSCSGPRVPIARLAAAHAQILLGKEKANADKTA
- a CDS encoding vWA domain-containing protein, whose protein sequence is MPDLDIKAIEDKLVAARTKLILDKPFLGALVLRLPLQIANPAWCPTTGTDARKFYYNPEYVQELRTEEAQFVLAHEALHCALSHFARRAHRVKHRWDLACDYAINPILIADGLKPPPGMIMMKEYVGMTAEEIYPLLDDNDMTETMDQHLYDKEDNPSEGGRDTSDNPLNNRDKQETSTPNNQDDQPQESEPEPSDEAEPTEPEPSEPEPADAGAGQSAAPTETDNDSGGQQQERDEQSEGGEAPPPPLNQQEAEDLSVQWQQRLAGAAQQAQQAGKLSGVMKRLVEELLQPRLPWRTLLAHYMTAVARDDYSYARPSSRRGDPAIFPSLKSYQINAVVALDVSGSVNDKELQDCLSEINAIKGQVRAAVTLLACDSEVVEGFPRRFEPWEEATLPQAMPGGGSTDFRPVFEWVNAQDQQPDILVYFTDAQGYFPKAPPNFPVIWLVKGKSPVPWGTRVQLN
- a CDS encoding FGGY-family carbohydrate kinase, with product MPAALPENYYAGLDLGTSGCRLIVIDGNQAVQAEARVIYPAHAEQTPELWWAAVQQVMAELPAAIRSNLQGIAVDGTSGTILLTDVAGNPTTPALMYNDARALEQARRIAAIAPRESGAHGASSSLAKLLWLLEHYPDQPHAHALHQADWIAGKLAGQFGFSDENNCLKLGYDPVRRAWPEWVKGLVPERLLPKVYVPGEKIGAGICRAGTTDSIAAFIATGASALGDAVTSLGSTIALKIISDQPIFAPEFGIYSHRLGDKWLAGGASNSGGAVLLQHFSRAALERLTSLLTPETPTGLDYYPLVKQGERFPHADPQLQPRLTPRPADDVPFLQAMLEGMSRIEREGWQRLHELGAPYPQTLRTVGGGSRNPAWMQMRARLIGAPLLASRHDEAAFGAALLALEEGVCNTPLLV
- a CDS encoding acetate/propionate family kinase; its protein translation is MKILVLNAGSSSIKYQVFGMDEQQVLAGGLIDRIGEAGGEMASHHEALEQIIQRLQAAGIAGIDAIGHRVVHGGEHFKQPALIDAAVVDTIRAMIPLAPLHNPANLEGIEVAQRLFPGIPQVAVFDTAFHQTMPPVAFRYALPVELYQQHKVRRYGFHGTSHQYVAQQAAAYLHRDLADLNLITLHLGNGCSAAAIAGGKSIDTSMGMTPLEGLVMGTRCGDIDPALHFYLHRETGLSADDVESLFNKKSGLKGLCGVGDMREVQALADSGDTDAQLAEAMFAYRVKKYVGAYIAVLGRIDAVVFTGGIGEHSARIRAQVCANLQVFGVHPDLDRNTAHTAGILEFQQEAATLKLLVIPTNEELEIARSTARELLRRS
- the pta gene encoding phosphate acetyltransferase translates to MFHSIYIAGAEPRSGKSIIVLGMMEMLRAMTPKVGFFRPVITENNGRDPLIHLISKRYGLDMEGSELYGVTLDVARKMIAEGHHDDLLKLILAKYRAVQEKMDIVVCAGTDFTGANTALELGFNARLANHFGCLFMPVVKGHGRTAGEIADAVRMLEEHLDAGQHCELLAAFANRVPPDQVDELSTLLQGSRFPFYVLPEKSSLGRPTVGEIARALHFTCLYGTPQSMNHEVSRYKVAAMQVQDFLDHLDNCTLIITPGDRSDIILGTLAADASSNYPLISGLVLTGGQQPAPQVSKLLEGMNPLRLPILSSPLDTFETALKVNEVEGSILPSDERKIAVALGLMESCVDMHQLRQLIIQNVGQRMTPLMFEYELIQRAKSQRKHIVLPESSDERVLRAAEILSLRDVVQVSLLGVEEDVRAKASHLGLKLRHVDIIDPRKSPWRQEFADAYYELRKHKNVSPAFAWDTMVDVSYFGTMMVHLGYADGMVSGAAHTTQHTIRPAFEIIKTKPDCSLVSSVFFMCLEDRVLVYGDCAVNPNPNAAELADIAVTSSDTARMFGIEPRTAMLSYSSGESGKGDDVEKVRTAVKLAHARCPELKLDGPIQYDAAVDASIGNSKMPGSEVAGKATVFIFPDLNTGNNTYKAVQRSANAVAIGPVLQGLNKPVNDLSRGCTVTDIVNTVVITAIQAQQETAA